Below is a genomic region from Shumkonia mesophila.
TCAGCGTGCGGACCATCGCCTCCTGGCCGATCAGCTCGGAAAACGTGGTCGGCCGGTACTTGCGGGCCAGCACCCGGTAGGGCGTCGCCTGCGCGGCGGCCGGGGCGGCGGAAGCGGGGGAAGCGGGCTGTCCGGGGTTCAGCTGATCGTCCATCGGGTGCCGGGATCGACTGTGGCTCGCGACAACGGAAAAAGCCGCGCGAAAAAAGGTGGGAGACTGGACGAACGACCCGGGCCGAAACTCGTTACGGCTGCTTCCTTCCGGACCTGACCGGGTTGGCGAGGAGCCCGTCCGTTGCCAGCCTCCCGGGCGCACTATAGCAGTTGGGGGGGCACCCCGTGCAAGGCCGAATGCGCAACCGCCTCAGGGCCGGCGGATCGCCTCGATGACGATCAGCCCGCGGGTGCCCAGGATGCCGCCGAGCAGGCGGCCGGTCCAGCCGTCGGCGAAGGAATAGTGGCCGTCCTTGACGGGCACGAACGCCAGTTCCCGCGTCTGGCCGGGCGGCAGCCCGATCGAGGACAGCGCCGCCCCCGGCGAGGCCGCCGGCTCGGCCGGCGTCAGTGACTTGACGGCGATGGCCTGGAAGAAGTCCGGCGCGCTGAAGGCATGCGCCGCGTCGTCGGCGTTTTCCAGCTTCAACACGTAGGGACGGCCCTGGCGCAGCGTGATGACGAGGGGGGCATATTCGTCCTGGCGGATGCGCAGCGTGCGGGTGACGGCCAGCGACCAGTCGACGGCCGCCGCCGCCGGCGTTTCCATCGCGACGTCGCCCGCCTGGCAGGCACCGAGCAGGACGACCACCCCGCCGGCCACGAACCCTTTCACGCGCATGGCGCCCCCCACGGCTGCCGATCGGCCGGAATTCTGCGGGGCGGACGACAAAAAGGCAATGGCCCTCGCCTGGCCATTGCGCCGACATTCCGGGTGTGCAAGGTTTCGCGCCATGACAAGCACCATTTTCTACACCGGCTCGCGGCTGGACCGCGTCGACGCCCTGCGCGACGACGCCGAATGGGTGGCCGCCCGGCTGGCCGATCCCAAGTGCCGCGTGTTGCCGGTCTGGCGCGACCGCAACCTGGTCGGCGTCGATACGGAACCCTGCCTGCGCTGGCGGGACGGGGCGGCGGCGCAGGCCGTTCTGGAGCGGGCGACAGAGGTCGTCC
It encodes:
- a CDS encoding cupredoxin domain-containing protein: MRVKGFVAGGVVVLLGACQAGDVAMETPAAAAVDWSLAVTRTLRIRQDEYAPLVITLRQGRPYVLKLENADDAAHAFSAPDFFQAIAVKSLTPAEPAASPGAALSSIGLPPGQTRELAFVPVKDGHYSFADGWTGRLLGGILGTRGLIVIEAIRRP